In the genome of Daucus carota subsp. sativus chromosome 9, DH1 v3.0, whole genome shotgun sequence, the window aagttgaataaaaatattattaacattagtagttgatttttaaaataaatttatatttataaaattatttatcaaatatattatacaaaaattgaattaaaatcaaaatataaatcataattataaatatgtattggAGTTTTAGTCATAtagtaattaatgtatattaattaagagacattaatgtctaataaatatgtTAGTATAAAAAGTCAATAGTACCCTcactatttatgaatatacatgTATAAGGAGGAAGGGCAGTTTAGTCTCaacgaattaaattactcacacttgttctattagatatataataataaatttcataataataataataataataataataataataataatataaaaaaaaatatatcggGCGGCCTATTGCAGCTGTTTTCCCAGACTTTAGCACCTATTGCAGGTTCCTCCTATTTGGTGTAGTCGATAACTTGTTCGTTCTCACTTTTATGAACACCTCATCTACACCGCATGCTAGACGTCACAGATTCTTAGAGCTGtgattcgagtcgggcggctcgcgagctcgcccggctcgaactcgtttaagtgggctcggctcgactcgactcattaaacgagccgagttcgggtaaaggtttcggctcgtttaattaaacgagccggctcgactcgactcgtgaaattaaacgagccgagttcgggtagaggtttgggctcgattaagtgtaaaattatacgagctggctcgctcggctcgttaaaaccggctcgtttagctaaacgagccggctcggctcgactcgtgaaattaaccgagtcgagttcgggcaaagatttaggctcgattagttaatcgagccggctcggctcggctcgattaaagttggctcgaattaggctcggctcgaaatTCGCCCGGCTCgcctcgaattacagccctacaGATTCTAGTATTCGACTCCAGAAAATACaatcttaattattttatttatttatttctgcCGATCATATTTTGTTCTGCGAGAAAAAATAACCTTCCCAAAAAATATCCAAGGTTTCTCTCTgaatatgaataataataatgtcaTTTAAATAATTCGTTGtcaccaaatataatatattaattttattatgacATATTGCacatgaaataaataaatattattataatttgaaatcttcTTTTGAGTTTGtgaaaatttgttttgaatggaaaatattggaaaatgaatTTTCAATTCAATAAAAAAGATGCTCATGCATAAAGTAGAATCTTGATAAAgattatttgattaaaaattatatgatgtAATATGTTTTGAACAAGATGTTACTTAAacgattttataaaataatatcagaTACAATTTACtagaatttatatataataaaatttagaataaattACACGAATCTACAAAAACGCGCCGTGTTCCACCTTTCCTCTGCTCTACTCTACTTAAGAAACTCCACTGCTACTTATTTCCTCATTTTCCACTGTTCACGTTCATTCTCACGCCTGATAATCTCGCCGCCGGCGTCGGAGCTCCGGCGACCTAGTAGCGAACGCCGACTTAGCAAGGTTAAAAATTCTTATTATAATTGCTTTACTTTCTGTTAGCAAGGTTGAACAGATTCCTTAGAGTATGTTAATGTTGCTGAATTTTATATGATCCTTGATTCCCTTCGATCTTGACTCTTACGgaacaaaattttatttgaattcatCACCTGAAAATCGATATCGAGTTATTGATATTAATCCACTCTTTTATTTTGTGTATCTGTAAATTAGATGTAGACCTTATGCGATATGGAACCCTATGATGTTATGCGATATGGAACCGATGATGTTTTACTTATCATCGAGTCTGTTTGGATtgcttttttataattttgtttcgCGGTGAGTTACAGGAATTTATGTAATGTTGGTATATGGATTTGAACTATTTTTTAAGCACATTATTgtaattgtttgaagtcatgaGGTTAACAGAAACAAGAAGATTAGAGTTGAACATTGAATTGCTTAATATGGATTTGTAATGCgttgaattgaattagaatTGAATTGCTTGCTCTGCCACGTGGTGAGTATTTAGGGAACATGTATGGATTTCTTGTTGTTttcaagttgttttttttattgttttttgatgaaattgttttagttttttgCAGTTCACGGAAACATGGATGTTTGTTTGAGAGCTGTGTCGGAGCTAGCAATCATAGCAATAGCTAAGCCTCTTTTAGGGAATGAAGGGGATGTACAGAGATGGAAAGCTAGCTGGGTAGCAGGCTTTGCGACGTATTTCATTGTCTGTCACTCTATTAAGATCTGTGTGGGAATGAAAAGAGATCAAGTTGCTCTAAGAAACAAAACAGAAGTTTGTGCTTTcatactaaaatatattttgcagTTTCTGGTCCCTCTCTCACATTCTTCACTAGCATATGCTTATCTCACCGGGATTGAGACAAAAAATCATCACATGGAAGATGATTGGAAAATGGTTGCATTGGGTATAAGAGTACTCACTCTTGTAGTAGGAAGTTTGTTAGCACTCATGGGTGCTTGCAAGATATGTTATTCAGCAGCTAATGAGCAGTATCAGATAACTGCTATTCAAACAAATGTGGAGAATGTATCAGGACTCGGACAGTGGGATGTGGAGAATCAATCATTTGCCCCGGAAGAGATACAAATGGATGTGGACGATGACTCATACCCAGATACATTTTTATCACACTCGGATGTCGAGACTCAGTTACTTGCAGATGCAAATGTATCGGAAGAGCCACAGATGTATGAGGAGAATCAATCATTTTCAATGGAAGAGATACCATTGGATGTGGATGATCACTCATATCCTGATGCATGTTTATGGGACTCGTTGGAGGGTGTGGAGAATCATTCACAATCAAATGCAAATGTATTGGAGGAGACACAGAGGAATATGGAGAATCAATCATTTGCACAGGAAGATACACGATTCGATGTGGAGGACCACTCATATCCAGATGCATGTTTATCGGACTGGTTAGAATGTGCTGTGGAGAATCCATCACTTGCAGATGCAAATGTATCAGAAGAGGTGCAGAGGGATGGAGAGGATCAATATATTGCAAGTGAAACTGTATCAGAAAAGGTGCAGAGGGATGTTGAGAGCCGACCATATTTTATGGATCTGAAAGAATGGCCTGAGTGTCTTCCATCTACATCAGAATCTACACCAGATGTGATGGAATTCGTGAATCTATGGGAATGGGATAGAAATGGATTTACAGATACAAATGATCTGAAATTGTTACTCTGGGATGTGGATAAGCAATTTTATGCAGATGCAACTGTAATAGAAGAGGAACAGAGATATGGGGAACAATTCATTAGCAGATGCAAATGTAATGGTACAAATGACGGAGGATCAATTACTTGGAGATGCAAATGTATTGCTAATGCAGATGTATTGGAGCAGCTTTCCTGACAGGAATAAAGTATGTCCGTCTTAATTTTCGAATAGAGTTGAAATTGGGGATACATAGCTGCTTTAGTTTATTTATCTATGACTTGCTTGTTTTTTGTGTATTAAGTGTTTTGCTTTCATCGTCTTCATTAAAGATATTGCTTATATAGATACCATTGCAAGGAATATATACGTCTTATATGTAAACCTGTGATGTTTGACTTCATCATCAACGATAGATGTTATGGTTACTTACTTCTTATATTACGTGACATAGGTGAATGGATTTACACTACTAGTTAGTGGCTGCACTCAATTGTTAAATCATTCAAATTCACGAGGACAAACTAAGAAGACCAGAGTCAGTTTATAATAGTTATTTGAAATTTACTTACATATGTGGGGTTTGTTTCATCAATAAATGGATACTAGCTATTTTTAGCTGCAAAATTTttcttctaaacctttagaacaCAAAATTTTGGATCATCCATGATTTGTTGGAAAATTCGTCTAAAAAATCTCCCTTTTTAGCATTAGTTTTGAGGCAGTATATCATTCCCTTGTTAGATTTCATTATTCTATTTTTGTCAGCGTCGAGTTCTCTTGTTGTTTTTGTTCTTAAGAGTTCAGCTGGTGATTAGTTACTTTAGGTCT includes:
- the LOC135149255 gene encoding uncharacterized protein LOC135149255 — its product is MDVCLRAVSELAIIAIAKPLLGNEGDVQRWKASWVAGFATYFIVCHSIKICVGMKRDQVALRNKTEVCAFILKYILQFLVPLSHSSLAYAYLTGIETKNHHMEDDWKMVALGIRVLTLVVGSLLALMGACKICYSAANEQYQITAIQTNVENVSGLGQWDVENQSFAPEEIQMDVDDDSYPDTFLSHSDVETQLLADANVSEEPQMYEENQSFSMEEIPLDVDDHSYPDACLWDSLEGVENHSQSNANVLEETQRNMENQSFAQEDTRFDVEDHSYPDACLSDWLECAVENPSLADANVSEEVQRDGEDQYIASETVSEKVQRDVESRPYFMDLKEWPECLPSTSESTPDVMEFVNLWEWDRNGFTDTNDLKLLLWDVDKQFYADATVIEEEQRYGEQFISRCKCNGTNDGGSITWRCKCIANADVLEQLS